CGCGACTGGATCACCAGCATCGTGGCTGAGGTGGTCGCCCATTATCCCGTCGACGGTGTGCAGTTCGATGACTACTTCTATGCGGAATCTGCCGGTTCGCTGCTCAACGATAACCCGACGTTTGCCCGCTACGGTCAGGGGTTTGCCAGCAAAGCGGACTGGCGGCGCAACAACACTCAGCAGCTGATCGAGCAGGTTTCACGCACCGTCCGGCAGCTGAAGCCGGGCGTGGAATTTGGCGTCAGCCCGGCGGGCGTCTGGCGCAATCTGTCACACGACCCTGCCGGATCCGACACGCGCGGGGCGGCGGCCTACGATGAAGCCTTTGCAGATACCCGCCGCTGGGTGCAGCAGGGCCTGCTGGATTACATCGCGCCTCAGCTCTACTGGCCTTTTTCCCGTCAGGCCGCCCGTTACGACGTGCTGGCGAACTGGTGGGCAGAGGTGGTGAAACCGACCCACACCCGACTCTATATCGGCCTGGCCCTCTATAAAGTGGGGGAGCCTTCGAAGATGGAGCCCGACTGGACGCGTCAGGGCGGGGTGCCGGAACTGAAAAAGCAGCTCGATCTCAACGAATCGAATCCCAATATCAGCGGCACGATCCTGTTCAGAGAGAACTATCTGAATCAGCCACAGACGCAGCAGGCAGTGGACTATCTGAAAAGTCGCTGGGGTAACTGAATATGGCACACCCGCATGACCAGTGCGGTTAAGTTTTTCACGGTGACTTACTG
This window of the Pantoea deleyi genome carries:
- a CDS encoding glycoside hydrolase family 10 protein, coding for MIAPNPFSAAARTAVKRSAVLAAALLLASCASEPPRSLVTPFPPVSKQPLPAPGQPVQPHAQEPMRGVWLATVSRLDWPPVASVNGTSPAQRIRLQQQSLIEKLDKLKSLGINTVFFQVKPDATALWPSKILPWSDMLTGQIGQDPGYDPLQFMLDEAHKRGIKVHAWFNPYRVSVNTKPSTVSELNRTLSLHPASVYVLHRDWIRTAGDRYVLDPGIPEVRDWITSIVAEVVAHYPVDGVQFDDYFYAESAGSLLNDNPTFARYGQGFASKADWRRNNTQQLIEQVSRTVRQLKPGVEFGVSPAGVWRNLSHDPAGSDTRGAAAYDEAFADTRRWVQQGLLDYIAPQLYWPFSRQAARYDVLANWWAEVVKPTHTRLYIGLALYKVGEPSKMEPDWTRQGGVPELKKQLDLNESNPNISGTILFRENYLNQPQTQQAVDYLKSRWGN